The genomic stretch GAAAgtatataaaaaaactaataaaacctGGCGCAATTATCCTATGTGAGGAGGCTTGGGATGTCCATGATGAGGCAGCGTCTCCAGGACCCTTAGATTCGTCTTTGGAAAGATCCATCGGCTGACGTTGGTGGTTGTACCGTGGGCGCGCGTTGATTGAGTACATTGGATCTGCAATCAAAGACTATCcaagaaaatagtaaaaatacaTGTAATTGCCAGGGATCGATCCCATGTCACTTGTCTCATAAGTCCTTCCGCCTGGCCAATTAAGATGCTTGTTTTTGTTGTTAGTGGGTTAACCAAagcataataaatataaaaacaaaggaacttaagtggaaaagtaaaaaaaactTATCAGAATTGGGCCCACATATTATGCTGCAGCCAATCGAAACTGTAGAGAGAGGACGCTTGACTTTGACTGTCCAATGGAAGGTCATGAAAGTGTCACGCAACGAATTCAATTTTCCCAAGGTTTTTGCATCCACCGGAACAGTGATCCCGATCACCATCTCCGATCACCTCCAACATCAAACCTGCAATACAAGcatcaaaagaaacaaaaaaagaccCAGATCAAATAAATCGACCCCTGCGATTTTGATGGTGGGCTTAGTTTTCTCAGAAATGGTCTGCAACTAGGGTTTCGAAGCTTTGCCGTTttcaagccctaacaatggtgactcTTCGTTCCTCTACCAAATCCTCAAAACGATGATCCAAACCGGTGTGGTCCTGCTGGTGATGTTTTGGCGCGTTGCTGACTTCAAAAATGTTGAGGAAGACTGCTGGTAACTTCAAGAACGTGATGCATGCCTCAAAATTATCTGAGGTTGGCTGTAGGGGAAGATATCTTGTGCCCtagttttttttgaatttcttgaaaGCTTTAGCAAGGTTGGAGGCTAgggttttcttctcttttttcgtTCTCCCCTAGTGTTGAATGAATTTGGATATATATAGGGAGTGCATTAGGTTAGAAGCATGGGCTTGGATCcacatattttttgaataaatatttgcTTGATAATATACatgaatctttctatttttgaaacCTATCTTGCCCCAACTATTCCTCACGAATTTCCATATATTAAGCTCAGATATTTACTCAAgatttgatcacaaaataaaCCAATACTATATCTTTTATGTTTTACATTATTTGTTtactttatttaagaatttaaataaataaattccaaataaaaataaaataatggcaTCATGAGTCTTGTAATGGGTCATGAACATGTTTAGAGTCCAAAACCTAAGCCCAACAGTCAAAACGATCAAGTTTGTTCACCATGACTTTTGTGCATTCCTTGAATTTTGGCCGACTTTAGCAAACCATAACTCCTTCAAtgtttatcatatggagatgatctaggactttttggaaagcccaagatgtcctctaaaagccactttggaacatattttccattcagagattttatcttgatgatatggctcctgacgaaaaacagctttttgcgatcctttagaaggacttgtaatgttttggctcatatctcccaaatggtgcatttctggccttggcttgtgagagacaaagttgtagagaattcaatttcattcaaattgagatttggatggaaaatttctgatgttccatgtgaaagttatggctggtcaaagttcagttgactttaggtccaaaaaccctaatttataaagtttgagttttgatgattttagaggtttccttgatgaatcatgatcaatccttgatcaaatgatgaatgatacttcaaaataaggatgttgacccaaaatcaggaattttgattgtactttgaccacatttgacttttaggtaaacttagtcaactgttgactttttgagcaattgagtgatcaatccttggCATCAGAGCTTGACACTTGGCATGAGGGACCTTTGAAGCTTATGAGaagccatgggatccatttgaggtcttagaacttgattttactttgagaaatacaaaaccctagtttagaggttgttgcttaggagagagactgcatgtttccttcttgtgtatctttgagcatttgaaagtcagatggactgaaatatgaataaatataatggtcaaattttggggtatgacagagtccGTGTTGGATATCATAGCTACATGTTCGTACCCGTCTATCACGAAAGTCTGCATAATCGGGGGGAATCGTTGTTCCTCTTTTGCAGCGTTTGTGATCTTCGATGGTTGATATCCTAACCCTAAGCGATCCTTCTTCTCCAGGATTTCCGGAACTTTTCCCTAGCCTTCCACATTCATGTCTTGTAGGTCTCTCcaagatgttaccgcccttcgtaTTTTCTCCACGGGTAGTGTGACTGCAGTTGCAATCTCTAACGCCTGGAACGCAGTTTCTAATGCCCCTTCTCCAGCCtcgatatatttgtatgaatccAAGTTGCCGACAAATATATCTTCCACTCCATTTACAGTTACTATGGAATTTTAATCCactaattttattttctgatgAAGAGTAGatgtgactgccccagctgcgtgaatcTAAGGACGCCCCGTAGGCATGTGTAAGCTGGCTCTatctccatcacttggaagtTGATACAGAAGGTATAAGGACCAACTGCAACCGGtaggtctacttctccaaacactggactctgtgatccatcgaagGCTTTGACCACTAGATGGCTTGGTCTGACAACAAGACCTTCCAGGGCTATCTTTTCGAGGGGttcttttggcatcacatttagtgacgaacctgtatcaatcagaaccctAGATAGATGAGCTTTCCTGCATTGTATAGAGAtgtgcaaggctttgttgtgtgcttTTCCTTGCGGAGGTAACTAATGGTCACTAAACCCCAGACATGCCCCAACGGTGAGATTAGCCACTATCCCATCAAATTGATTTACAATGATGTCCTTAGTTATGTGGGCGGCGTTCATAATCTTCATCAAGGCGTCtcgatgcttctcggagtttACTAGTAGTGATATTTTGGATGGCGTCTGTTGTAACTGATCTACCACCctataatcacttttcttgatCAAACCTAAAAATTCCTCGACATCCTTATTAGTGACTTCTTTATCCTTAGGAGTATCAACATTTGATCCTATCGCAGCTTGATCACTCGTTTGTGTCGAGTTTTCATTAGGCTTTGGTTGTGCCtgtgcagttttgaatatgcgaccACTATGGGTCATGCCTCCAGGTCCCAAGATATTTGACACTGAAGTATTAGCACCGGAATTGTATTCCCAGGGTACTGTTTTCATTTTGACTAAAGGATATGGAGCTCTATTCTTGTTGGTCGGGATCACCTTAGTATGCTCTTGTGCAGGTATCCACAACGGTGGTTTAGAGCATGGGATGATTAATGGCTTCCTTGTCCCTTGGCTAGGTATCAGCAATGGCTCGTTTCTATCCACCATAGCTACATATTCCTCCTCAGAGTGTTCCTTTAGTTGAATCAAcccttgatccatgagcctttgcagagtgtctttaaaagcttctttatgttctaagatgaacccctttataagtagatacctcttaagtgcgtctatgggggaacttctttgttgaaccaactcttgcttgGTAACGaactctattgcattgactgcccCATCATGGTGAGGCATAGGATTCGTCTTCACGTTGGTTTTATCAAAGGCAATTTCCCCTGACTCTATTAGATCCTAAACTTTATGCctgaaggcccaacatttttccaatgtgtGTCTAGGGGAATTAGCATGGTATTCGCACCTTTCATTGGCATTGATTTGGGTAGAACCTTCCCTAGAAGAGGAGGTGCCAATGGTTTGATCTCTACCAATGACTCACTTATCAAGTATTTAGTATTTCGCTCTTGGATGTAGGCAAAGGATCAAATTTCCTTTGAGGGCCTTGAAACCTGTTCTGCTGTTGTGGAAATGACATAGTAGGTCTAGGTTCTTGATGCACTACtgcattggtctccccttccttcttctttgcGAAGGTTAGGGTGGGCCTCTTTGAGGGATAAGAACCTGaggatgccccttgtatctttccGTTCTTAatcccattttcaatcctttcaccaataaccaccaAATCCGAGAATCCTGAAGATacgcttccgaccatcttatcgtagtatggtccttgcaaggtgccCATAAACATGTCTACAAGTTCTTTCTCcagcaagggaggttggactcgagaagccatctctcgccatctttgtgcatactccttgaatgcttcatccttcttctgtgataGATTTTGTAGTTGCAACCGGTTGGGCGCCATATCCAAGTTGTACTTATATTGCTTTAAGAATTTATTATaaggtcattccagcttcggatataggacTTTTCCAACTGCATGTACCAATCAACAGACGCTCcacttaagctatcttggaagaattgtatcatcagcttttggtcatgggcgtaggcagccatttttcgtacATAGATGCGTAAGTGATTTCTCgggcatgtgagtcctttgtatttttcaaagttaggAACCTTAAACTTATGTGGGATGGTCAAGTCTGGgaccaagctcatttcgaaggtatccacatcaaagacatcgTACTCTTCTACTGCCTTTAGCCTTTCCTCTAATGCCTTAATTTGTCCACTGTCCTTAGAATCTCCTCCAGAGTTAGGGGAAGTTTGCTTGTGTGGAGGTACCTGGATTATATTATCAACATCGCCATACTGTTGATCCAAGTAATCATCCTCTTTAGGAGGATTATtggcaggaatgcgaactgtgcgggataCCCCTTCCTTCAGCGCAATAGGGATGAATCCTTCCTGAGAAGTCTCTCCTTCCTCATGGGATCGGATGACTCTTTTGGAAGAGCGGGCATTCATTCTGTGAGAATCAATACTTGGAATGTATCCTAACAGCGGGTTACCATCATCTGGTATATCCTCGGACTGATCTTGAGTTTCCTTAcccttttcttgtttatccaTGAATTCCTTCATGAAACTCAGCATTTGGGTCATCCCTCCCTTAATTTCCTCCACAGTACCCTTCAGTTGGGTCACTtcttcacgaagggcggcttgatccTGCTCTAGTTGTTCCTTTGCTTTCTTTCTTTGAGACCTAGTTTGGTATGGCGATATGGTTGCTTGGTTATCTTCTCCAATGacgtgactggagataaagacaaTTTCCtccttttaatgtttttttaaaaaacgatttgaaatgatatgcatgtcatgaatgctatgtttatgttcatgtcttatccacatttattattattttttttttattttttttaatttttttttaaaacccctTTTTTTTATTCccgtggataagacatgatgaagaaatgcacatgatgaatgatgaatgcaaccaattatatgatataaaataataaaagtatataattaaacacataagcacataagccctaagtTCTTAGGTTCGACGCAACGGTTTAGGGAGTCTAcctttcccattggtatgttctaaaaggtctcatggggccgttcgtagcctccgagactttttgtctctttggattttagaacaactcatttgcccatgaggttcgagttttaagagtaggttcccagagagatcaactaaatacccagtcctgccctcaacaaagtcaagcctcgttttggacatttccgaatattcaactctctgagtggaattatcattaagactcgtaggcgatgcaagtctcctctggtcttaaagataattcccacacttatgttttaacagcaatttatatataagccaaaaatgcaataaaaaacaaatattcaattaaacagatatttatttaaattgctgtaaataaataagaactgtaaataaataaagagaaaattaaatatttaatgaaaaaaataaaaacttaaaccCTAAcccaaaatcctaaccctaaaaaattagctaaaccctaataattaaccatatacctaaaccctaaaccaaacctaggagcataataattcgccTTTTgtttatccccaacagagtcactagctgtagcaacctgccctaaaaattttagattttagagtcgccacctattctaccagggcgaataggaaaccctacgaagtttaaagatctgggtaagtaattataatcaagtcaagggaaggtgttaggcacccttaaccctttcctaagattTTGTCTAAGGTAATGGTTTATAgctaataaagaaaggtgacagaaagttaaatAGGGCAAATCAAAAACCTATtgaaattttggggaaggggactcgccttgttaccaagtgcctacgtacctctcTATGGGGGATCAGAGTCTATGTAGTTCGGGGTATGCTGGTGTTTTTTTAGAGGTTGTATGCATTTTATAATTTGTATGTTGAAGTGTGTTTTAAATTACCGTACGCAGTTTGGCAATTGTCGCAGTTTTGTGTAATTCGTAGTTTGTGAAGATATTAAAAGTTTATTATATGGCATACAaccctttttaatattttgaaattttattaaccgcgttgatcaattgatttgatcaacataattaacaaattattaAAGAATTACTAATTATCGTAACCAACTGAATTGATTAAAACCTTTAGTAAATAGAAccagtttaaataaattaaagtaaatttgaataattgattattaatcatcataatcaattgatttgattaaaacaattaataaatcgaCCCTAATATAAATTAGCTTGACCAAAATTAATTTTTGTCGCTAAtcatcgtaatcgattgattcaattaaaacaattaacgaattaaaccttaagtgtgcatGTAAAATTATATCCAATTATTaatatcaatttgaatatttttgattcgaagaaatattattaatcagCGCGACTATTAAATACAATCGAACCaaataacaattatttaaaattaatcatgtaatttaaaacaattaattattcTTTCTTTTGACTAGAACGCATAAGgtgtatttttttgtttaatattaatcCAGGGGGTGTTAATCTAACCCTAAGTTGAAGAACCCTGACCCTAAATTTCCATAAACCAACATCAAAACACAGATGCATTCGACATAAAAACCTAAGCTAAGTGTCTCGGGTTACCTTTTATCTTGAATTTTGGATCGTGTAAGCTCCAATCTCCTTATTAATCCTCTTCTTTTTTGCTTGCAGGTGTCGGCGCAAGGTTGAAGGCTTCGCGCTTCAACACCCTTCTCCGATCTCTCCTTCTCCGTCTTTTAGATTAGGgtttcttcttcatcctcttttcTGTAGACTTAGGTTTCTTATTTATAGCCTTAGGGTTAATTCATATTGGGAATGATTCAATTTGTTGTAAATTAGATTTGattgtaatatatttgatttgttaatAAAATTGGATTTGATTCTGTTTGATGTGATTCaatctttgatttgatttttataaattagATTTGCTTTGTAATTGattgtaatatatttgatttgttgtaaATTGATTCATGAaataagatttgattttgttttaggttttgatttaggtttttaggattttattcaatttgtaaatTAGATTGATTCTGTATTTGGACTTTTATTGTATATTTGATTCAtaagatttaattttgataataataatgattaatagaaggttttttttataagagatttggtttaacaatacaaatgttaaaccccataactcttaattttgatACCCTCAATAAATTAATAGACGTGAATCATATcgagtaaattttggggtatggcaCATAGTAACTGGTATTGGAGAAACATGGAAATTTGTGATGATAATTTCAATAGACCGATTCTTACGAGAAGTCAAGTGCAGTATATAGTAAATGATTATTACTCTAATATTAAGAGCAAGCAGGTTACAGTGGGTAAGGAGTATACGTCGACAAAGATCAAGTGGCAACCTCCAAATAGATATTGGGTGAAATTAAATTCGGATGGAGCTAACAGTTATGGTTATGTGGCGGGCTACAGAGGAATTATCAGGGATGATCGTGGAGGTTGCAAGGGAGGGTTCTCAAAATTTTTAGGCAACTGCAGTACTGAGAAAGCTGAGCTCTGGGGAATCTTTGCAGGGTTATCTCTTGCGAAGGATTTGGGTTGCAATAAAGTTGAGGTAAACATGGATTTTATCAAAACTATAGAAATGATAAAATCCGGTAAAGACATGAACATGGATAGTTACACTTTAGTGAAGCAAATAATGGAATTGATGAGATGGTTTAAAGATATTAAGCTAGTTCACACCTTCAGAGAAGCGAACCGTTGTGTGGATGCCTTAGCTAAGTTTGGAGCAGCGAGTGGAAATTtttctttatttgagcatgaggTTCCAACATTTATAAAACATCTTTTAGAAACAAATTGGCTAGGCACCTCCATTGTTAGGAGAACTCTGTTGTAGTTTTGTTTTCTCTCGGGCGTTTCACCCTctctatccaaaaaaaaaaaaatgggtCCTGCTAACATGTGTTCTAAAGACACATGATAAGGACattataattagaaaaaattaaatgtaattaagggtaataaaatcatgtttaaagCATTTTAACGTCTATGATTAAACTTCTCCAAGACTCTTTTGTGTAAGTTCTTTTCTTCAACGAATCTTTTTTGTTTCTCTATATAAGGAGATGAAGACTTGAAGAAAAATTACGAATCTTTGACAATCAAAATAGTTTTTATCCTGTCAAATCAAAAGCACAAGTTTAACTTATAATTTCTTAACATTTGTATATTCTAGAAATTATTAAGTCTTAAGAGTCTTAttgaattgtttattttttacctctgattgtatatcaaCTCTGATTGTATATCAACTGTAACATCCAGACTATCTTTCATCTAATTAGGATAGATTGTTATAAGCCTCTTACTTTTGTActtgtgtgtttaagcattgaAAATCTCTAGTTTGTGTGCTTGAGAAATTAAAATCATAAGTGATTATGGTGAAAGTCCTTGGAAGTTCAAGAGGACTGGACTACTCTCATTTTGTGGGAGGGACCAGGAAAAATTGCTTATGTCTCTCTTTTGTTAACTCTCTAATTCTGAACTTGTTTTATCCGCTGCAAACAACCAGATTCCAGACCTTGTGTTCATAATATGATAATAGTGTATtacaaaagaaagaaataaaaagcTAACATAACTCAACCCTGTAAGAATAAGATTTGGTTATGTATATGGCCTTATATTTTGATGATAAAATTACATGATATTAGTACTCTAATAGTTTCTGTCTAGTGTGCAGCTTTTGCTAACAGGTTTTGACTTTGAAGAAAAGGTGTGTGACATCATCAGGTTATAAACTAAACACACTCTGGCTCTGGAAGAAACCACTGGGTGTTTACAAAGACGTTGTCAAGTTCTAAAATTCTTCTTAAACAACAGTTCAAATGAACGCCAGTGATAGAGCTTCTGATTATGTCTCTTGTGGAAAAGCTTCTGTAGACTCCTTTAGTTCTAAGATTCTGTTGTCCAAGTTCTGGAGATTCTGTTGTCCAAATTCTTAAGATTataaagacaaggttctggaaGAATAAGTTCTGAAGATTCTAAAGACATATATTTTGAAGACCAAATGCTGAAGACTCTAAAGATATGGTTCTGGATGAATAAGTTCTAAAGGCTCTAAAGATTTAGGCTCTGGAGATTTAAGTTTTGGTCCTTCTAAGCATGCTTTATTTTCAACAATCAGAAGCCTCTAAAAattagaagataagatcaaaattGGTTTGTATACGAGGTACATATGTTTCCACTATCTAGATAGCGTTGCATAAGGACTATACTACAATATTATATAGTTGACCACTCCCTTACTGACTGTTATGGAAAATCAACTAAAATTGAGTATACCTATTCTAACCTTCAACAAACTTCTTTTTGGCTATATAAAACTTACGCTGAAGTGTTGCTCTATTTTCTATGATATATTTTTTGTAAAGTTTTATAAAAGAAACCTATGAGATTATATATATCAGCCTCCGACACTaccataggtagcatgttagcacaagaggACGAAGATGGCGTCGAAAGagtcatttattatttaagtagagtattaaatgatgcagagactatATACACTGctatagaaaagctctgcctatgtttatatttttcttgtataaaacttaaatattatatataactaCTTTATGTTTCTTCACATTTcaatgttattaaacacatgttgtcaaagccaatattgcacaATCGAATTGGCAAACGGGCTTTAGCCCTTAATGAGTACTCTTTAACCTTTTTGCCTTTAAAAGCGAAGAAAGGTCAAAtagtatcagatttcattgtggaCCATGCAGTGGTCGAAAACAATCAGCATTATGTCGAAGTAAAACCATGGAGATTATTCATCGATGGTTCTACACATAAAGATGGTAGTGGAGTTGGAAttctgataatttctcctgaacaaattccaacaaaactcaagtatagAATCGAAGGCCTTCTATGCTCAAACAACAAAGCAGAATATGAAGCCTTACTTgcaggacttgaagctttgttggaattgggggcaaccaaagTCAAAATTAAAGGAGATTCTGAATTGGTGATCAAACAATTAACAAAGGAATACAAGCGCATTAAGGAGAATTTGATTATGTACTTTGTTATGGAAAATAGGTTGCTTAacaaattcgaatatgtggatatAAAACATGTCTCCAGGATAAAGAATCAATAGGAAAATGATCTGGCACAAATAGCACCAGGATATAAAGTGTCAAAAGAAAGGTTAGAAGAGTTGGTCGAAGTCagaggaaaagcaatggctaccaGATTATCTCTATCAGATTTGTAGTTAGGCATCGCCAACCAAGAGGAGTTCGAAATATTGACTATTGACAATCTAATAGATACAGATTGGGGGAGTCCAATTGTTAATTATCTCAGAGACCCTTTGACAGACACATATCGAAAGACTAAATACAAAGCattttcttatttcttaatgggaaatgaattatttaagaaaactcctgaggtaattttgttgaaatgcttaagagAAAGTGAGGCATATTTGGCGCTATCTAGTGTCCATAATGGAGCTTGTGGAGCCCATCAAGCAGGCCATAAAATGAAATGGCTGttatttcgttatggaatgtattggcccactatgttGAGAGATTGTATAGAGTTTGCTAAAGGATGCCAAGAATGTCAGATGCATGCAAGTTTCCAACATGCTCCTGGAAGTGAACTACACTCAATCATcaagccatggcctttcagaggttgggcattggACTTAATTGGAGAGATTCGACCCACCtcatcaaaaagtcaaagatacATTCTGGTAGGAATAAATTACtttacaaaatgggtcgaagccaTACCTTTAGTAAATGTAGATCAAGAGATTGTTATTGAATTCATTCAGAAACAAATACTCTATAGACTTGGAATCCCAGAGAGCATAACAACAGACCAAGGACCAGTCTTCATTGGTCAAAAGATGCACAAGTTTGCAAAAGAAATGAGTTTCAAATTGTTAACATCCACACCTTATTATGCCCAAGCAAATGGTCAGGTCGAAGCAGCCAATAAGGTGATAATTGGTTtgataaagaaacatgtgggaaaaaagccaAAGAATTGGTATAAGACTTTGGATCAGGCACTTTGGGCCTGTCGAACGTCACCTAAGGAAGCAACTAATACTACACCTTTCCGACTTACgcttggacatgatgcagtattGCCAGtagaaatatacttgcaatcagttcGAATTCAAAACACAAGAAGAAATTTCTCCAAACCGTTATTGGGAAATGACGATGAATGAATTGGTAGATTTAGACGAAGAGACACTGCGCGCATTAGAAATGTTAAGAAGACAAAAggaaagggtgtccagagcatataataagaGGGTCAAAGGTAAGGCTTTTACTGTTAATGATTtaatttggaaagttattttgcctatagatcgaaagaatcaagctttaggtaaatggtccccacattgggaagggccttttcgaattttaaaagtattttcaaataatgctCATGAGATAAACGAATTAGTAGAGGATCGAAGGATCCTGAAAGTAAATGGAAAGTACTTGAATAAGTACATACCATTTCTACAAGAAATCAAAATAATGGAGAAATAACAATGAAAAGTAGTGCATATCCAAAATGgtgtattttaaataaaaagcGCCAAAATGGCAATATCTCAACATATTACATCCCAAAATAACAACCACCCATGAATATTGTCAAATGTAAAATAAGATAGGAACAAAAAGAAGTTCGAAGTTAATAGAAGCCTAAATTTTTTGCAAGATAATCAAGTGTCAAAGTCAATGGGAAGAGTAGCCTTCATGTGAGCATATTGAGAAGCAGATACAACCAGGCGACGCTCAACCACAATTCGTTGTCTTTTCAACTCTTCGATTTCAGTTTCCAATTGTTGGGCCTTTTCGATATGTTGAATGCCAGTTTTAATTTCTTCGTTCAACTTCTGGTTATCAAGCTGTCAGATCTCATCCTGACGATCCTTTGCAGCCTGTATCTTTTGCTTCAACTCTTCTATTTGTAGTTCCCATGACTTGATGTTTTTCTCACAAGTTGCATATTCTGCTTCATACTTTGAGTGCTGATTTTTCATAGCCTCAACCTTGATATTATAAGCATTGGCAACATCCCatgaagaggattgaacacttacTTTGGCAGTAATCTTTTGAGAGACATCTTGCTTGGAAAGTTGGTATGATTGAAGCTGATCAATCAAGAAGCCCAATGAAATTAGAACTTGAGAGACTTCTTCAGAAACATTTAACACATCTACCTTCTCCAGCAAGTCTTTAAGGCCAAAGCAAATTTTAACATTATCCCTCACAGCTTGAACCAAGTCGACATCAAAAAGTTTCTCTTTTATTTGGTGAAGGAGGCTTTGGCTAATTAATTTTGTAGCTTTCTCCCCTGAAGTTGTCGAAGAGGTTCCACCCTTGTCAGACGAACTTCTTCTTATATTCATCATAGCCTTAAGAAAACCTGCAAGGTTTGTAGCCTCGAGGTTGTCCAATCTAGCTTGAGATAGAATTTAAGAAGGTTGGTTTGATTTATTTATTGCCTCTGGCTTGCTCGAAGCTTCATTTTTGGTTTCATATTCGCCCGTGGGAACAGCTTCTTCGCCTTCTTTGGACTGTTCATCACCTTCATTAATATTCAACAGTTGTGGGTTATCTTCCATTTCGATATCTTGGTCTCTATGTGGAATTTCAGGGGACGGGTCATCTTGAAGTACCACTTCAGCAAACATAGATATTGAGTGTTTTTTAATGCGTCATCACTCTCAGTATCTGAATTGGCCGAAGATTGTAAAAGAGGACCATATTGAAACATTTGTTCTTGAGTAGGAACTGCAAAAAGGAAAATCATTAAGGTCATAGTTTGATCCTTCAAAGAGAACCTTTGTTAGATGAAGAGAGGAGTCGAGCAAAAGTACATACTTGAAGGATTATCATATGGAGGATTGTTAGATGGAGGATTATCAAACTTAAGATTTGAAGTAGCAGTACCAATATAATCCTACGCAACACAAACGAAATGAATCGGTTTGAATCTGGAGTGAGCAAAAAACTTATGAGGAT from Vicia villosa cultivar HV-30 ecotype Madison, WI linkage group LG4, Vvil1.0, whole genome shotgun sequence encodes the following:
- the LOC131597700 gene encoding uncharacterized protein LOC131597700, whose translation is MEICDDNFNRPILTRSQVQYIVNDYYSNIKSKQVTVGKEYTSTKIKWQPPNRYWVKLNSDGANSYGYVAGYRGIIRDDRGGCKGGFSKFLGNCSTEKAELWGIFAGLSLAKDLGCNKVEVNMDFIKTIEMIKSGKDMNMDSYTLVKQIMELMRWFKDIKLVHTFREANRCVDALAKFGAASGNFSLFEHEVPTFIKHLLETNWLGTSIVRRTLL
- the LOC131597701 gene encoding uncharacterized protein LOC131597701 — translated: MLRDCIEFAKGCQECQMHASFQHAPGSELHSIIKPWPFRGWALDLIGEIRPTSSKSQRYILVGINYFTKWVEAIPLVNVDQEIVIEFIQKQILYRLGIPESITTDQGPVFIGQKMHKFAKEMSFKLLTSTPYYAQANGQVEAANKVIIGLIKKHVGKKPKNWYKTLDQALWACRTSPKEATNTTPFRLTLGHDAVLPVEIYLQSVRIQNTRRNFSKPLLGNDDE